A genome region from Pseudomonas sp. N3-W includes the following:
- the rpsO gene encoding 30S ribosomal protein S15: MALDVQEKAQIVADYQQAVGDTGSPEVQVALLTHNINKLQGHFKANGKDHHSRRGLIRMVNQRRKLLDYLKGKDLGRYQALIGRLGLRR, encoded by the coding sequence ATGGCTCTCGACGTTCAAGAAAAAGCACAAATCGTAGCTGACTACCAGCAAGCTGTTGGTGACACTGGTTCGCCAGAAGTGCAAGTTGCACTGCTGACCCACAACATCAACAAGCTGCAAGGTCACTTCAAGGCCAACGGTAAAGATCACCACTCCCGTCGTGGTCTGATCCGCATGGTAAACCAGCGCCGTAAGCTGCTGGACTACCTGAAAGGTAAAGATCTGGGCCGTTACCAGGCTCTGATCGGTCGCCTGGGTCTGCGTCGCTAA
- the pnp gene encoding polyribonucleotide nucleotidyltransferase yields MNPVIKKFQFGQSTVTLETGRIARQASGAVLVTVDDDVSVLVTVVGAKQADPGKGFFPLSVHYQEKTYAAGKIPGGFFKREGRPSEKETLTSRLIDRPIRPLFPEGFMNEVQVVCTVVSTSKKTDPDIAAMIGTSAALAISGIPFDGPIGAARVAFHESTGYLLNPTYEQQKASSLDMVVAGTSEAVLMVESEAKELTEDQMLGAVLFAHDEFQVVINAVKELAAEAAKPTWAWAPQPEATALLGAIRAEFGDAISQAYTITIKADRYARLGELKDQVVAKLSGEEGQPSSSEVKAAFGEIEYRTVRENIVNGKPRIDGRDTKTVRPLNIEVGVLPKTHGSALFTRGETQALVVATLGTARDAQLLDTLEGEKKDPFMLHYNFPPFSVGECGRMGGAGRREIGHGRLARRSIAAMLPAADVFPYTIRVVSEITESNGSSSMASVCGASLALMDAGVPMKAPVAGIAMGLVKEGEKFAILTDILGDEDHLGDMDFKVAGTAKGVTALQMDIKIKGITEEIMEIALGQALEARLNILGQMNQIIGQSRTELSENAPTMIAMKIDTDKIRDVIGKGGATIRAICEETKASIDIEDDGSIKIFGETKEAAEAARQRVLGITAEAEIGKIYVGKVERIVDFGAFVNILPGKDGLVHISMLSDARVEKVTDILKEGQEVEVLVLDVDNRGRIKLSIKDVAAAKASGV; encoded by the coding sequence GTGAACCCGGTAATCAAAAAATTCCAGTTCGGTCAGTCGACCGTTACCCTCGAGACAGGCCGTATCGCCCGTCAGGCCTCCGGCGCAGTATTGGTCACCGTTGACGACGACGTCAGCGTATTGGTGACCGTAGTCGGTGCCAAGCAAGCAGATCCAGGCAAGGGCTTCTTCCCTCTGTCCGTTCACTACCAGGAAAAGACTTACGCTGCCGGTAAGATCCCTGGCGGTTTCTTCAAGCGCGAAGGCCGTCCTTCCGAGAAAGAAACCCTGACTTCCCGACTGATCGACCGTCCGATCCGTCCGCTGTTCCCAGAAGGCTTCATGAACGAAGTGCAGGTTGTCTGCACCGTCGTTTCCACCAGCAAGAAGACCGATCCGGACATCGCTGCGATGATCGGTACTTCGGCTGCACTGGCCATCTCCGGTATTCCTTTCGATGGCCCGATCGGCGCTGCCCGCGTTGCGTTCCACGAAAGCACCGGCTACCTGCTGAACCCGACTTACGAACAACAGAAAGCTTCGAGCCTGGACATGGTCGTTGCCGGTACGTCGGAAGCCGTTCTGATGGTTGAATCGGAAGCCAAAGAGCTGACCGAAGACCAGATGCTGGGCGCGGTACTGTTTGCTCACGACGAGTTCCAGGTTGTGATCAACGCCGTTAAAGAACTGGCTGCCGAAGCCGCCAAGCCAACCTGGGCCTGGGCTCCACAGCCAGAAGCGACCGCTCTGCTGGGCGCTATCCGTGCCGAGTTCGGCGACGCGATCTCCCAGGCCTACACCATCACCATCAAGGCCGACCGTTACGCTCGCCTGGGTGAGCTGAAAGACCAGGTCGTTGCCAAGCTGTCCGGCGAAGAAGGCCAGCCTTCTTCCAGCGAAGTCAAAGCAGCTTTCGGCGAAATCGAATACCGCACCGTTCGCGAAAACATCGTAAACGGCAAGCCACGTATCGATGGTCGCGACACCAAGACCGTACGTCCTCTGAACATCGAAGTCGGCGTTCTGCCCAAGACCCACGGTTCGGCACTGTTCACCCGTGGCGAAACCCAGGCTCTGGTCGTAGCAACACTGGGCACCGCCCGTGATGCACAACTGCTGGACACCCTGGAAGGCGAGAAAAAAGACCCGTTCATGCTGCACTACAACTTCCCTCCGTTCTCGGTAGGTGAGTGTGGTCGCATGGGTGGCGCTGGTCGTCGCGAAATCGGTCACGGCCGTCTGGCCCGTCGTTCGATTGCTGCGATGCTGCCTGCTGCCGACGTGTTCCCGTACACCATCCGTGTTGTGTCGGAAATCACCGAGTCCAACGGTTCGAGCTCCATGGCTTCGGTCTGCGGCGCTTCCCTGGCCCTGATGGATGCCGGCGTTCCGATGAAAGCACCGGTTGCCGGTATCGCCATGGGTCTGGTTAAAGAAGGCGAGAAATTCGCCATCCTGACCGACATCCTGGGTGACGAAGACCACCTCGGCGACATGGACTTCAAAGTAGCCGGTACCGCCAAAGGTGTTACCGCGCTGCAGATGGACATCAAGATCAAGGGCATCACCGAAGAAATCATGGAAATCGCTCTGGGCCAAGCCCTGGAAGCGCGCCTGAACATCCTCGGTCAGATGAACCAGATCATTGGTCAGTCCCGTACCGAACTGTCGGAAAATGCTCCGACCATGATCGCGATGAAAATCGACACCGACAAAATCCGTGATGTCATCGGTAAAGGCGGCGCGACCATTCGTGCGATCTGTGAAGAGACCAAAGCTTCGATCGACATCGAAGACGACGGCTCGATCAAGATCTTCGGCGAAACCAAGGAAGCTGCTGAAGCTGCACGTCAGCGCGTTCTGGGTATCACCGCAGAAGCTGAAATCGGCAAGATCTACGTCGGTAAGGTTGAGCGTATCGTCGACTTCGGCGCATTCGTCAACATCCTGCCAGGCAAGGACGGTCTGGTTCACATCTCCATGTTGAGCGACGCTCGCGTAGAGAAAGTGACCGACATCCTGAAAGAAGGCCAGGAAGTGGAAGTACTGGTACTGGACGTGGACAACCGCGGCCGTATCAAACTGTCCATCAAAGACGTGGCAGCAGCCAAGGCGTCGGGCGTTTAA
- a CDS encoding DUF6388 family protein: MTVKELTQEARHEEALRKYVLDAPQLMDEIKDLSADDQKDQIQWAFEDEAEAQGLQPWELTLKYTSSPEDFEAARIVLHKEAAEVLGVEWDEYCEMNNLVV, encoded by the coding sequence ATGACCGTTAAAGAGTTGACCCAGGAAGCCCGACACGAAGAAGCCCTCAGGAAGTACGTGCTCGATGCCCCGCAATTGATGGACGAGATCAAGGACCTGAGTGCCGACGATCAGAAAGACCAGATTCAGTGGGCGTTCGAGGATGAGGCAGAAGCTCAGGGCTTGCAGCCGTGGGAACTGACACTCAAGTACACCTCAAGCCCCGAAGATTTCGAAGCTGCGCGGATTGTCCTGCACAAGGAGGCCGCCGAAGTATTGGGCGTCGAGTGGGATGAGTACTGCGAGATGAACAACCTGGTGGTTTGA
- the nadC gene encoding carboxylating nicotinate-nucleotide diphosphorylase, which produces MPNLRLADLTAEIEANVRRALLEDVGSGDITAQLIPAERLAKATIITRDNAVIAGTAWVDAVFRQLDPRVAVHWQVRDGERVKPNQPLFHLEGPARSLLTGERSALNFLQMLSGVATRAQHLADFVAETQVKLLDTRKTLPGLRLAQKYAVTCGGCHNHRIGLYDAFLIKENHIAACGGIPEAIRAAHKIAPGKPVEIEVESLDELKEALAAGADIIMLDELSLDDMREAVRLNAGKAKLEASGGINESTLLPIAQTGVDYISIGAMTKDVKAVDLSMRLSL; this is translated from the coding sequence ATGCCGAATCTACGTCTCGCCGATCTGACCGCCGAAATCGAAGCCAACGTGCGCCGTGCGCTGCTCGAAGACGTCGGCAGCGGCGACATCACCGCGCAACTGATCCCGGCAGAACGCCTGGCCAAAGCCACCATCATTACTCGTGATAACGCCGTTATCGCCGGCACCGCCTGGGTCGATGCCGTGTTCCGGCAACTGGACCCACGAGTGGCGGTGCATTGGCAGGTACGCGACGGTGAGCGGGTGAAACCGAATCAGCCGTTGTTTCACCTCGAAGGCCCGGCCCGCTCGCTACTGACTGGTGAGCGCAGCGCGCTGAATTTCTTGCAGATGCTCTCCGGCGTGGCAACCCGCGCACAACACCTGGCCGATTTCGTCGCCGAGACTCAGGTGAAGTTGCTCGACACCCGCAAAACCTTGCCCGGGCTGCGTCTGGCGCAAAAGTACGCGGTGACCTGCGGCGGTTGCCACAACCATCGCATCGGCCTGTATGACGCCTTCCTGATCAAGGAAAACCATATTGCAGCCTGTGGCGGCATCCCTGAAGCCATTAGGGCTGCGCACAAGATCGCTCCGGGCAAGCCGGTGGAGATTGAAGTGGAAAGCCTGGACGAACTCAAAGAAGCGCTGGCGGCAGGCGCCGACATCATCATGCTCGACGAGTTGAGCCTGGATGACATGCGCGAGGCCGTGCGCCTGAATGCCGGCAAGGCCAAGCTGGAGGCCAGCGGCGGCATCAACGAAAGCACGCTGCTGCCGATTGCGCAGACCGGGGTGGATTACATTTCGATTGGTGCGATGACCAAGGACGTGAAGGCCGTCGACCTGTCGATGCGCCTCAGTCTCTGA